The sequence below is a genomic window from Streptomyces sp. B21-105.
GCGTGGCCTGCCTCGTCCTGAAGCGGCTGGAGGACGCCGAGCGGGACGGCGACCGCGTCTACGCCGTGATCAAGGGCGTCGGCGCGGCCAGCGACGGGCGCGGGCTCGGCCTGACCGCACCCCGCCCCGAGGGCCAGCGGCGCGCGCTGGAGCGTGCCTACGCCACCGCCGGAGTCTCGCCGCGCGAGGTCGGCCTCGTGGAGGCGCACGGCACCGGCACGGTACTGGGCGACCGGACCGAGCTGGAGACGCTGACCGGCGTGTTCAATGAGGCGGGCGCCGAACCCGGCGCGTGCTCGCTGGGTTCGGTGAAGTCGCTCATCGGCCACGCCAAGTGCGCGGCGGGCATGGCCGGACTGATCAAGGCGGTGCTCGCCGTGCACACCGGCGTACGACCGCCGACGCCGCACCTGAAGGACCCCAACACGGCCTGGTCCGCCGAGACCAGCCCCTTCGCCTTCGACACCGCAGCCCGTCCGTGGACCGACACCGAACGGGTCGCCGGGGTCAGCGCGTTCGGGTTCGGCGGCGTCAACTACCACGCGGTCCTCGCCGCCTCCGAGCCGCGCTCGAACGCCCCCGCGCCCGCCGGTTCGAAAGCCCGGCTGCTGTTGTTCCGGGGCACCGAGGACGAGGTACGAACCGCCCTGGGCGCGCTCGCCGACCGGTGGGCCGACGGCACCGCGCTGCGCGACCTGGCCGGTGTCACCGGGACCGGCCCGACCCGGGTCGCGATCGTCGCCGAGGACACGGCCGGGCTGCGCGAACAGATCGACCTGGCGCTGCGCCTCCAGGACGCGCCCGAGCGCGGCGTCCACGTGGGCGACGGCACCCGCAGGCCCGTCGCGCTGCTCGTCCCCGGACAGGGCAGCCAGCGGCCGGGGATGCTCGCCGACCTCTTCCTGGCTTTCCCCCGCCTGCACCGCTTCCTGCGCGCCGACCCGGCTCTGGCCGACGCCGTGTTCCCGCCCGGCGTCTTCGACGGCGACGTCCCGAGCCTGGTGGACACCCGCCTCGCGCAACCCGCCCTCGGCATCGGCGGCCTGGCCGCGCTCGACCTGCTGCGCGCCTGCGGTGTCGAGGCCGACCTGCTGGGCGGCCACAGCTACGGCGAGCTCGTCGCCCTCGCCGCCGCCGGCGTGCTTCCCGAGAGTGCCGTGCTGCCCCTGAGCGGCGCCCGCGCCGAGGCCATGCACGCCGCCGCCGGTACGGACGCGGGCGCGATGGCCGCCGTCGCCGCGCCCGCCGACGCCGTCGCCGCGCTGCTCGCCGAACACGGCCTGGCCGAGGACGTGGTCCTCGCCAACCACAACGCGCCGGATCAGGTGGTGCTCGCCGGATCCGGCGCCGGGATCGACGCCGCCGTCACCGCGCTGCGCACCGCCGGGCGCACGGCCAAGCGGCTCCCGGTCGCCGCCGCGTTCCACAGCCCCCGGATGGCGCCCGCCGCCGAGGCGTTCGCCGAGGTGCTGGCGGCCCAGGAGTTCCACGCGCCCGAGGTGCCCGTGTGGTCCGGGGCCACCGCGGAGCCGTACCCGGCCGAACCGGCCGCCGCACGGGCGCTGCTGGCCGGCGCCCTCGCGAAACCCGTCCGGTTCGCCGAACAGATCGAGCGGATGTACGCCGCCGGGGCCCGCGTCTTCGTCGAGGCGGGGCCCGGCACCGTGCTGACCCGCCTGGTCGGCGCCGTCCTCGGTGACCGCCCGCACACGGCCCTGTCCGTGGAGGCACCCGGCCGCCCCGGCCTGCCTCACCTGCTCGGCACCCTCGCCGCCCTCGCCGTACGCGGGGTACCGGTACGGCCGGACGAGCTGACCGGGGACCGTACGACGGCACCGGAACCGGCGGTTTCCGCGCGGTGGACGGTGGACGGCCACCTGGTCCGTACGGCGGACGGCGAGCCGGTCCCGGGCGGCCTGCGGCCCGTCGAACCGCCTGTGGCGCTCACCGCCACGGGCGGGGAACGCGACGAGAGCGTCATCGAGTTCCTGCGCGGCACCCAGCGCATCGTCGCCGCTCAGCAGGAGGTCATGCTCCGCTACCTCGGCGGCGAGGCCTCCGCCGGCACGTCCGCCCCTGACCCCGCACCGGTGAAGCCGCCCGCCGAGTCCGTACCCGCATCCGCCGCGGCATCCGCTCCCGATTCCGCTGCCGCGCCGACGGTGCGGGAACTGATCGCGCGGCGCACCGGGTATCCGGCCGACATGCTCGACCCGGACCTGGACCTGGAGGCCGCGCTCGGCGTCGACTCGCTCAAGCGCACCGAGATAGCCGCCACCCTCCTCGGCGGCACCCCGCACGCCGAGTCCGTGGGCGCCCTCGCCGACCTGCGCACCATCCGGGAGATGACCGACTGGCTGGCCGCCCGCACCGACAGCGGTACGCGTCGCCACGTGGTCGAGCTGGTGCCCGCGCCGCACGTCGCGGGGGAGTGGCGGGTCGAACGCGCGGCGATCAGCGGAGGCGGCGAGGTCGCCGCCGAACTGGCCCTGCTGCTCAAGGAGCGCGGTACCGAGGTCGTGGACGACCCCGCAGACTGCGACACGTTCCTGCTGCTCGACGCGCTCGGAGGCGGCGACCCCGTCCTGCCCGGCCGCTTCGCCGCCCTGCGGGCGGCCGTCCTGGCGGGCGTACGCACCCTGTTACTGGCCACGTGCCATGACGGAGGTCCAGCCGGCGCGGGCCTGCACGGCTTCGCCCGTGCCGTCTCCCGCGAGCACCCCGGCCTGGCCGTGGTCGCCGTCGATCTGCCCGATGGGCAGCCGCCCTCCGTGGCGGCGCGGACGCTGGCGGACGAACTCGGCGCGCTTCGGCCGTCCGTCGGTCACCTCGACGGGCACCGCGCGCTGTGGCGCACGACCCCCGCCGCGCTGCCCGCTGCGCCGGCCGGCGGTGTCACCGCAGCGGACCTCGGGCTCGACAGCGAAAGCGTCGTCCTGCTCACGGGCGGCGCCCGCGGCATCACCGCCCGCCTCGCGGCCGCCCTGGCCGAACGCACCGGCTGCCACATCGAGTTGGTCAGCCGCAGCGAGCCGGCCGCCGACGCCGCCCTGGACGAGGCCGCTCTGCGGGCCCGGCTGATCACCGAGGGCGGACGCACCCCGGCCGAGATCGAGCGTGAGGTGCGCGCGTACGCCGCGTCCCGCGAAGTCCGGCTCTGCCTCGACGCCCTCGCCGGGACAGCCGCGTCGGTGCGCCACCACCGCGCGGACGTACGTGATCCGGAGCGGCTCCGTGCCGTCCTCGACGACGTGTACAACCGGCACGGACGCCTCGACACCGTCGTGCACGCGGCGGGCGTCGTCCACGACCAGCTGCTGCGCGACAAGTCCCCGGAGTCTTTCGCCGAGGTCTTCGAGACCAAGGTCGCGGGCGCCCGCGCACTGGCGGCGCACCTGCGCCCCGGGCTGCGTCACCTGGTGCTGTTCGGCAGCATCGCGGGCGTCCTCGGCAACCGGGGCCAGAGCGACTACGCCGCCGCCAACGACGCCCTCGACACCTTGGCCCGCCAGTGGTCCGGCCGGGTCGCCGACCGGGTGCTCGCCCTGGACTGGGGCCCGTGGGCCGCGGACGCGGGCGGCATGGTCACCCCCGAGCTGGAGCGTGCGTATGTACGCGGCGGCATCGGCCTGATCGACCCGGACGAGGGCGTGGCGGCGTTCCTGCGCGAGCTGGCGTTCGGCCGCGACCTCCAGGTGCTGCACGCCGTCGGCGACCTCGCCGCTTTCGGGGGCGGCCTTGACTGACGTGCTCCTCGCCGCCGGGCGCACGCCCGCCGAGCTGCTCGACGCGCTGCGCTCGCGCCGCCCCGCCGGCGCCGGGCACTGCCGGGTCGCCGTGTTCGACCCCACGCCCGAGCGCCTGGAACAAGCCGCCCTGCTCGTCGCACGCGGTGAGCCCTGGCGCGGCGGCAACGACCTGTGGTTCACCCCGGGCCCCGGGCTCGCGGGCGGTGTCGTGTTCCTCTTCCCCGGCCTGGACGCCCGCACCGGTCCGGCCCCCGACGACGTCAGAGGCTGGTTGGGCCTGCCCGCCGAACCAGGGACCGGCGACGACACCCTCGGCGCTCGCACCCAGGCGGCGCTGCGGTTGAACCGGGCCCTCGACACCGCGCTGCGCCGCGTCGGGATCGCCCCCGACGCCGTGGCGGGCCACAGCGCGGGAGAGTGGAGCGCCCTGTTCGCCGCGGGCACGTTCCCCGCGTCGGCCTTCGAGGCGCTGGCCCGCGACATGGGCGCCTCGCCGGTGCCGGACGTCGTCTTCGCCGCCGTCGGCCTGCCCGCCGAAGCGGCCGCCCGGCTGGCCGAGGGCGAGGCCCGCGTCGTGCTCTCCCACGACAACGCGCCCGACCAGAGCGTGCTCTGCGGAGACGAGGACGCCGTGGCCCGCTGCCTGGACCGGATCGCCGACCCCGCAGTGCCGCGCCGGACGCTGCCGTTCCGGTCGGGGTTCC
It includes:
- a CDS encoding type I polyketide synthase; this translates as MSARSFDVAVVGMACAFPGAPDLAQYWANVVAGVDSVTEVDAERWPTERHWAGAEAPSAEQSPSKWGGFLPPLPFDALSHGVPPASLGAIEPAQLLALETATRALADAGYADRPFDRETTSVVFAAEAGADLASAYAMRSLLPLHLDGLPAELDARLPHLTEDSFPGTLANVIAGRVANRLDLGGPNYTVDAACASSLAALDQACKELLAGTSDMVLCGAVDTHNGLHDYLMFGSVKALSPTGRCRPFDASADGIVLAEGVACLVLKRLEDAERDGDRVYAVIKGVGAASDGRGLGLTAPRPEGQRRALERAYATAGVSPREVGLVEAHGTGTVLGDRTELETLTGVFNEAGAEPGACSLGSVKSLIGHAKCAAGMAGLIKAVLAVHTGVRPPTPHLKDPNTAWSAETSPFAFDTAARPWTDTERVAGVSAFGFGGVNYHAVLAASEPRSNAPAPAGSKARLLLFRGTEDEVRTALGALADRWADGTALRDLAGVTGTGPTRVAIVAEDTAGLREQIDLALRLQDAPERGVHVGDGTRRPVALLVPGQGSQRPGMLADLFLAFPRLHRFLRADPALADAVFPPGVFDGDVPSLVDTRLAQPALGIGGLAALDLLRACGVEADLLGGHSYGELVALAAAGVLPESAVLPLSGARAEAMHAAAGTDAGAMAAVAAPADAVAALLAEHGLAEDVVLANHNAPDQVVLAGSGAGIDAAVTALRTAGRTAKRLPVAAAFHSPRMAPAAEAFAEVLAAQEFHAPEVPVWSGATAEPYPAEPAAARALLAGALAKPVRFAEQIERMYAAGARVFVEAGPGTVLTRLVGAVLGDRPHTALSVEAPGRPGLPHLLGTLAALAVRGVPVRPDELTGDRTTAPEPAVSARWTVDGHLVRTADGEPVPGGLRPVEPPVALTATGGERDESVIEFLRGTQRIVAAQQEVMLRYLGGEASAGTSAPDPAPVKPPAESVPASAAASAPDSAAAPTVRELIARRTGYPADMLDPDLDLEAALGVDSLKRTEIAATLLGGTPHAESVGALADLRTIREMTDWLAARTDSGTRRHVVELVPAPHVAGEWRVERAAISGGGEVAAELALLLKERGTEVVDDPADCDTFLLLDALGGGDPVLPGRFAALRAAVLAGVRTLLLATCHDGGPAGAGLHGFARAVSREHPGLAVVAVDLPDGQPPSVAARTLADELGALRPSVGHLDGHRALWRTTPAALPAAPAGGVTAADLGLDSESVVLLTGGARGITARLAAALAERTGCHIELVSRSEPAADAALDEAALRARLITEGGRTPAEIEREVRAYAASREVRLCLDALAGTAASVRHHRADVRDPERLRAVLDDVYNRHGRLDTVVHAAGVVHDQLLRDKSPESFAEVFETKVAGARALAAHLRPGLRHLVLFGSIAGVLGNRGQSDYAAANDALDTLARQWSGRVADRVLALDWGPWAADAGGMVTPELERAYVRGGIGLIDPDEGVAAFLRELAFGRDLQVLHAVGDLAAFGGGLD
- a CDS encoding ACP S-malonyltransferase is translated as MLLAAGRTPAELLDALRSRRPAGAGHCRVAVFDPTPERLEQAALLVARGEPWRGGNDLWFTPGPGLAGGVVFLFPGLDARTGPAPDDVRGWLGLPAEPGTGDDTLGARTQAALRLNRALDTALRRVGIAPDAVAGHSAGEWSALFAAGTFPASAFEALARDMGASPVPDVVFAAVGLPAEAAARLAEGEARVVLSHDNAPDQSVLCGDEDAVARCLDRIADPAVPRRTLPFRSGFHTPMLAPYLPGFAAVFDRIPLERPAVRVWSATTVRPYPDDEVPLRALLQRHLLEPVLFRSVVERLYDDGARVFVQVGCGSLPRFVAATLADRPHAVVSAGSTTRPQLDQLRWAAAALWAEGRAPDLGALGLAPPGGDTVAAAYEAAMATVSASIDEVYRNWKGQG